In Nocardia sp. NBC_00403, one DNA window encodes the following:
- a CDS encoding aldehyde dehydrogenase family protein — protein sequence MSTIWDRDAVLIDGNWRRAAEIVEVQNPATEEAVGTAASAQVSDVDDAVAAAVRARRGWAQIPPAARISALRTVLAELLQRRDDLVAATVAEVGAPVTIAEQAHIDCGLDVFAGFLNAAPEALQPQHIGNSVLLRKPAGVVAAITPWNYPFYQLVAKLGAALAAGCPIVIKPAELTPLSAYLVADAVQAAGIPDGVVNLVPGTGTTVGAALVAHPQVDVVSFTGSTAVGRSVALSAADRFARACLELGGKSASVVLDDADLAAAVQGTVASAMLNSGQTCSALTRLLVPRALLPEALELAAVAAGALVVGDPTARDTDMGPLISARQRAAVAQHVSGALDRGARLVAGGPGRPAGLDRGHYLAPTVLAHLEADDPAVIEEIFGPVLVVSAHDGDDHAIELANSGPYGLSGAVWSADAERALATSDRMDTGQVDINGAPFNPLAPFGGWKASGSGRELGRSGIEEYTELTSVQR from the coding sequence ATGAGCACCATATGGGACCGCGACGCAGTGCTCATCGACGGCAACTGGCGGCGCGCGGCGGAAATCGTGGAAGTACAGAATCCCGCGACCGAAGAAGCGGTCGGAACCGCCGCCAGCGCACAGGTTTCCGATGTCGACGACGCCGTAGCCGCGGCAGTTCGAGCGCGGCGCGGCTGGGCGCAGATACCTCCCGCGGCGCGGATTTCGGCGCTGCGAACGGTCCTGGCGGAACTTCTGCAGCGCCGCGACGACCTGGTGGCCGCGACGGTCGCCGAGGTCGGCGCACCGGTGACCATCGCCGAACAAGCCCACATCGATTGCGGGCTGGACGTTTTCGCGGGGTTCCTGAACGCCGCGCCGGAAGCGCTCCAGCCGCAGCACATCGGAAACTCGGTCTTGCTGCGCAAACCAGCGGGCGTGGTCGCGGCGATCACGCCGTGGAACTACCCGTTCTATCAGCTGGTCGCCAAACTCGGCGCCGCGCTCGCAGCCGGGTGCCCCATTGTCATCAAACCCGCTGAGCTGACCCCACTCTCGGCCTATCTGGTCGCCGATGCGGTACAGGCGGCCGGTATTCCGGACGGAGTGGTGAACCTGGTACCGGGCACCGGCACCACCGTGGGCGCCGCACTGGTCGCGCATCCACAGGTCGACGTCGTGTCGTTCACCGGATCCACCGCGGTCGGGCGATCTGTCGCGCTGTCGGCGGCCGATCGCTTCGCCCGCGCCTGTCTCGAACTAGGCGGCAAATCGGCCAGCGTCGTCCTCGATGACGCCGATCTCGCTGCCGCGGTGCAGGGCACGGTCGCCTCCGCCATGCTCAACAGTGGGCAGACCTGCAGTGCATTGACCCGACTGCTGGTGCCGCGGGCGCTGTTGCCCGAGGCACTAGAACTGGCCGCCGTCGCGGCGGGCGCACTGGTGGTGGGCGACCCGACCGCGCGCGATACCGACATGGGCCCGCTCATTTCCGCGCGTCAGCGTGCTGCTGTCGCGCAGCACGTGAGTGGCGCGCTGGATCGCGGAGCCAGACTGGTCGCCGGCGGGCCCGGCCGACCGGCCGGGCTGGACCGCGGGCACTACCTGGCACCGACCGTGCTGGCCCACCTCGAGGCGGACGACCCTGCCGTCATCGAAGAAATCTTCGGCCCCGTGCTCGTCGTCTCCGCTCATGACGGCGACGACCACGCGATCGAACTCGCAAACAGCGGGCCCTACGGACTGTCGGGCGCCGTGTGGTCGGCCGACGCCGAACGGGCACTCGCGACCTCCGACCGGATGGACACCGGACAGGTCGATATCAATGGGGCGCCGTTCAATCCGCTCGCCCCGTTCGGCGGCTGGAAAGCGTCCGGATCGGGCCGTGAACTCGGCCGATCCGGCATCGAAGAATACACCGAATTAACCTCGGTCCAGCGATGA
- a CDS encoding acyl-CoA dehydrogenase family protein — MNTSISAWPLTGEQRQIIELCHDFAVREIRPRAREVDEADIVTPVDIFQKASEVGITDFMIPSEYGGGGFTDVFTQCLVQEELCWGDPGIGNLMCSNGFFSDPILALGNEEQKKQWLGPLTGPNPPMTALATTEPESGSDAASIVTYAERVSGGYAISGQKAWISNAGTAEFYVVFAKTDRTQRSSGVTAFLLDRNAEGITFGQPMRKMGQRAIVCREIFFDKVFVPEANRLGDEGQGFHGLMATFDISRVVLGAAAVGAARAAYEYALDYARTRKQFGKPIIEHQAVAFRLADMATRIESSRLLVHHAARVLDSGAPAAGLAAMAKLTASETAMFVTWAAVQTLGGWGYSREHPVEQWMRDVKLEEIEEGTSDIMRLVISRNLR, encoded by the coding sequence ATGAACACCAGCATTTCCGCATGGCCGCTGACCGGCGAGCAGCGCCAAATCATCGAACTCTGCCACGATTTCGCCGTGCGGGAGATCCGCCCGCGTGCGCGCGAGGTGGATGAAGCCGACATCGTCACGCCGGTTGACATCTTCCAGAAGGCCTCCGAGGTCGGCATCACCGACTTCATGATCCCGTCCGAGTACGGCGGCGGCGGCTTCACCGATGTGTTCACCCAGTGCCTGGTGCAGGAGGAACTGTGCTGGGGTGACCCGGGCATCGGAAACCTGATGTGCTCCAACGGATTCTTCTCCGACCCGATTCTCGCTCTCGGCAACGAGGAGCAGAAGAAGCAGTGGCTTGGGCCGCTGACCGGACCGAACCCGCCGATGACCGCGCTGGCCACCACCGAACCGGAATCCGGCTCCGACGCGGCATCCATCGTCACCTACGCCGAGCGGGTTTCCGGCGGCTATGCGATCAGCGGACAGAAGGCGTGGATCTCCAACGCCGGCACCGCCGAATTCTATGTGGTGTTCGCCAAAACCGATCGGACGCAGCGTTCTTCGGGCGTCACCGCGTTCCTGCTCGACCGCAATGCCGAAGGGATCACCTTCGGTCAGCCGATGCGCAAGATGGGCCAGCGGGCCATCGTGTGCCGGGAGATTTTCTTCGACAAGGTGTTCGTGCCCGAGGCCAACCGGCTGGGCGACGAAGGCCAGGGCTTCCACGGACTGATGGCCACCTTCGATATTTCGCGAGTCGTGCTCGGCGCCGCCGCTGTCGGAGCCGCCCGCGCGGCGTACGAGTACGCGCTCGACTACGCGCGCACCCGCAAGCAGTTCGGCAAGCCGATCATCGAGCACCAGGCGGTCGCATTCCGTCTCGCCGATATGGCCACCCGCATCGAATCCTCGCGGCTGCTGGTTCATCACGCGGCGCGAGTACTCGACTCCGGTGCTCCCGCAGCAGGACTGGCGGCGATGGCCAAGCTGACCGCCTCCGAGACGGCCATGTTCGTCACCTGGGCCGCGGTGCAGACGCTCGGCGGCTGGGGCTACTCCCGTGAGCATCCGGTCGAGCAGTGGATGCGCGATGTCAAGCTCGAGGAGATCGAGGAGGGCACCTCCGACATCATGCGGCTGGTGATCTCCCGCAACCTGCGCTGA